From one Coffea eugenioides isolate CCC68of chromosome 11, Ceug_1.0, whole genome shotgun sequence genomic stretch:
- the LOC113751868 gene encoding uncharacterized protein LOC113751868 has protein sequence MNDEKGKRPEGNLNRHNIVAGEMCNSNESEYEIELGAKDAQIKHGESYIIDDMEVAEVMTMTFNNEEDAYDFYNAYGKVAGFSVRKADAKKNAGYTTKMKMNDKKGKRPESNLNRHNIVAGEMRNFNESEHEIELGVKDAQIEHRESYIIDDMEVVEVMTMMFQNEEDAYDFYNAYGKVAGFSVTKADVKKNAGYTTKYRKMVCSRVARRDKKTNERDYQKKQPRPETRVGCPACFRIKYDKNKDKYMVIDFVKEYNHKMPSKACVTYLRSHRKVTDADYA, from the exons ATGAATGACGAAAAAGGAAAGAGGCCAGAAGGTAATCTGAATCGACATAATATTGTGGCAGGTGAAATGTGCAACTCTAATGAAAGTGAATATGAGATAGAGTTAGGGGCAAAAGATGCACAAATAAAACACGGGGAAAGTTACATAATTGATGATATGGAAGTGGCAGAAGTGATGACCATGACGTTCAATAATGAAGAAGATGCATATGACTTTTACAACGCCTATGGGAAGGTTGCTGGATTTAGCGTGAGGAAAGCagatgcaaaaaaaaatgctgGCTACACAACAAA GATGAAAATGAATgacaagaaaggaaagaggCCAGAAAGTAATCTGAATCGACATAATATTGTGGCAGGTGAAATGCGCAACTTCAATGAAAGTGAACATGAGATAGAGTTAGGGGTAAAAGATGCGCAAATAGAACATAGGGAGAGTTACATAATTGATGATATGGaagtggttgaagtgatgaccATGATGTTCCAGAATGAAGAAGATGCATATGACTTTTACAACGCCTATGGAAAGGTTGCTGGATTTAGCGTGACGAAAGCAGATGTAAAGAAAAATGCTGGCTACACAACAAAGTATAGGAAGATGGTTTGCTCAAGGGTGGCGAGGAGGGATAAGAAAACTAACGAGAGGGACTACCAAAAAAAGCAACCAAGACCTGAAACAAGGGTTGGGTGCCCAGCATGTTTTCGAATTAAATATGACAAGAATAAAGATAAGTACATGGTTATAGATTTTGTGAAGGAGTACAACCATAAAATGCCTTCTAAAGCATGTGTCACATATTTAAGATCTCATAGAAAGGTGACAGATGCAGATTATGCGTAA
- the LOC113751867 gene encoding protein FAR1-RELATED SEQUENCE 5-like — MATKSSIKYLRSHRKVIDANYAQASTMRMTGMKTCQIMKFFAMQCEGYRNIGFVLKDLYNRVELEEKKETTNEDAEGAIGYFIGRTTIEPTFYFEYEVDIEGRLENIFWMDSVGQMDYKAFGDVLVFDSTYNTNKYHKPLVVLAGVKNDFGTIIFGPALLSEKTTEAYDWILGTLVKANGGKKPISVITDGDKSMRQAIEHVLPNARHGLCTFHLKRNAETGTNKCSMFTSMFAKFMKKAIPMEEFEEGWHAVVASCGLDGNDWVKKMYAKRSLWAETLLRECFFVGMRSTSWCEQMNAFLKRYIKPNMRMYQFVKIHALALDFLREKESKAHHEIEDTFLMLSTELLALEQHAAEAYTRNIFVNVRKHLGRQGLYDCFKREDTGSECLFYLAKYRDSRTWVVEMDKETRQMKCSCKKFEWKGLPCAHMFRVMVVKNLQKFPQACIMKRWTMNAKEDIDVGGSLGT; from the coding sequence ATGGCAACAAAATCATCTATCAAATACCTAAGATCTCACCGAAAGGTCATAGATGCTAATTATGCCcaagcaagtacaatgagaaTGACTGGTATGAAAACATGCCAAATTATGAAATTTTTTGCAATGCAATGTGAAGGGTATAGGAATATAGGGTTTGTTCTAAAGGACCTGTACAATCGCGTTGAGTTAGaggagaaaaaggaaacaactaATGAGGATGCAGAAGGAGCTATTGGTTACTTCATAGGTCGAACAACAATAGAACCAACGTTTTATTTTGAGTATGAGGTGGATATAGAAGGAAGGCTAGAGAACATTTTCTGGATGGATTCAGTGGGTCAAATGGATTACAAAGCATTTGGAGACGTGCTTGTTTTTGACTCAACATATAACACAAATAAGTATCACAAACCATTGGTTGTTCTTGCCGGGGTGAAAAACGACTTTGGCACTATTATTTTTGGACCAGCATTGCTATCAGAAAAGACCACGGAAGCATATGATTGGATTTTAGGCACCCTCGTTAAGGCTAATGGAGGTAAGAAACCAATTTCAGTCATCACAGACGGCGACAAGTCAATGCGTCAAGCAATTGAGCATGTATTGCCGAATGCAAGACACGGCCTATGCACCTTTCATCTAAAAAGAAATGCGGAGACTGGAACAAATAAATGTAGCATGTTTACTTCAATGTTTGCTAAATTTATGAAGAAAGCAATACCTATGGAGGAGTTCGAGGAAGGATGGCATGCAGTTGTCGCAAGTTGTGGACTAGATGGGAATGACTGGGTTAAGAAGATGTATGCAAAGAGATCATTATGGGCCGAGACATTGCTTAGAGAATGTTTTTTTGTTGGAATGAGAAGTACATCGTGGTGTGAGCAAATGAATGCCTTCTTGAAGAGGTATATCAAACCTAATATGAGAATGTACCAATTTGTTAAAATTCATGCATTGGCCTTAGACTTTTTGAGGGAGAAGGAGTCAAAAGCACATCATGAGATAGAAGATACATTTCTAATGCTTTCTACCGAATTGCTTGCATTGGAACAACATGCAGCTGAAGCTTATACCAGGAATATTTTTGTCAATGTTAGAAAGCATTTGGGAAGGCAAGGACTGTATGATTGCTTCAAGAGAGAAGATACAGGATCCGAATGTTTATTTTATCTTGCCAAATATCGGGACTCGAGGACTTGGGTTGTGGAGATGGACAAGGAAACTCGTCAAATGAAGTGTTCATGCAAGAAGTTTGAGTGGAAAGGATTACCATGTGCTCACATGTTCCGGGTTATGGTAGtgaaaaatttgcaaaaatttcCACAGGCTTGCATAATGAAAAGGTGGACCATGAATGCTAAAGAAGACATAGATGTTGGGGGAAGCCTTGGAACATAG